The genomic interval GTCgagtgggaaaaaagaaagaaagaaaaagttaagaATTGAGGTCTGAAAAGGTCCGACAGCTTCCAGCAGTGACATTCGCGTTGGCACTCTCCAGTTAAGAGTGCAAAATTATTTGGGGGTGGAAATATTCACTCTGTTgggcacaaaaacacaacttagCACATGCACTCGTCATCAGCTCGTATGAAGACAAAGGTGCATCCATTTTGGCACTTGCAATTGTTGGGAGATTTAATGGAATGTGCCTGACAAATAACCTTCGAAGTAAAGGGCCCACACGTACAAAAGCTGAGTGGCACAGACGGACTCTCCAAGGTCCAGTATCTATTAGAAAGGCACTGAGTGGCTGAggagtgtgtgcgcatgtgtgcatGAGTGCTTCACTCTGACTGAGGCACAGAAATCGATGGACCTTTGGGGTCATCGAATCGATCCATGGTGTTCAGCTGCATGATCATGTGCAGACCGTACACGAAAATCAAGAGCATGAGCAGCGAGGTGATCAGCCCCATCCAGATCCCCGCTGTGAAGAAGCCTGCACAGTCACTGGCGTAGGAGAAATCTGTTCTGTTATCCAATCTGAAGCCTTGAATCTGTAAAGCAAAGTATCGATTCAGTTAAAACCAGAAAGACAATAACCATGTGTGACTATAAATCTAAAAGGCATTGCTAAAGGAATGTTTAGAATTTAGAAGAGATAGTAAGTTGTACCTGGAAGTCGATAAAGTTGACCCTCCACTGGGAGGTGTTTGGGTTGGCGTTGGTCGGCACGAGCAGGGCGTGTTGGAAGCTACTGACGGACTGGCAGTGGAAGGAATACTCTGCAGGGGCGTAGATGCCTCGGCCGCCGGTGAAAGACGCATTTTGACCGCTGGACTGCAGCTGCACCGAGTCCAGGGTGAACCAGTTCCGCGCGGACACGGGGTAGAACCGCTGACTCATGGCAAAACTGGGGACCAGACCAGGAAATAATGCTCAAGTGTTCTGAAGTCACAGCAGCATATCACTGTGTACAATTGGTGATCATAGCTAGCTTCTGAAATTGTATTTCCTCCCTGCCCAAAAGTGCacatacagaaaaaacacacctcTAAAAGTCACTTTTTCACACTTGTCTTGCTTGTTAAAGCTGTAcaaaatcaaactttaaaaatgacagtttgtGGTTTTATGTGCAGGATTATTTCTAatcctttttaaatgtattgacTTACCTTAACGTGAAGCCGGATGGATAACTGAGGACAAGcctaaagagagagaagaattgatttaaaatgtccaAACAGAAAACCTGAATTCTCTTGCcgaaaatcacaaaaaaaatgcttgtgtgCTGGATATTCTGTGGCGAATAACAAAGAGACGGAATCTTACAGCGAGCTGCTGCCATTGCACATGGATCCTGTCAAGGAGGGCGTCTGCTCAGCAAGGTCGATCCACTCCGCCGTGCTCGAGAGGCTGACGCTGAGATTCTGAGCCCAGAGCATTATGCAGGGGTTCCCAGACACATTGAACATGATGGGCGGCTTGACGTTGGGCACAACCGCCTGGAGCAAGGTCCGGCCCACGGACCGGTCCGACAGAGGGGCCTCTGAAATTACCTGcggagaataaaaaaacaaaaaactttgtgTATTCATGGGATTCGGGTACGTGGTGAGCCAGGTTTAATGCGTGCTAAGTGAGAATATCTTACTCGTGACGGCTGGAGTCCCGTGTATATCGCAGTGTATGGTACATTTTTGTCGTTCATGGTACCAAGAACTTCCCCAATAATCGCATCTGTTGAAAGCAAAATACACTTCAGTTACACACGGCATGTGTTAAAAATTGCTCCATGAAATTTGACACGATAAAAATCCATACGAAGTAACACTTACCATTGTCATGCAGGACTTCCTTGCAAGACTTGTGTAGgctatttcaaaataaaaataaagtgttgattttcttcatgtctaagttaaaatagaaaatgtgtcatttcattcCCTGACatactgaagaaaaacagaagtcTCACCCGGAACAATAAGGAAGGTTGATGAGCAACAGATTGCTGGCGGACGCGTTGATGGTCAGATGTGACAGAGTGTCGGCGTCCACGAGGACAGGCGAGACGCCCagtttctcctgcagcagagccAAGATGGCGGAGGAGCCCGACCACTCCAGGGCAGGAATTGTGACCGACGACGAAGAAGACTGAAGAGCAGcctgggagagtgtgtgtgtgtggagagaaagactcataaaataaagtaaaatcatCTAAATTGAGGACTAATGTACATATAtgttgttaaaattaaaaacctaCCTCGAGGTTCTGAAAGGCActgtcctgtttgtttccaaacactccgccgaacactgtgaagtCGTCTTTGCTtaactgaat from Scophthalmus maximus strain ysfricsl-2021 chromosome 3, ASM2237912v1, whole genome shotgun sequence carries:
- the atp6ap1b gene encoding V-type proton ATPase subunit S1b, yielding MTVSWCESRERREPFLRKRRANMAASSCSSGVRLTAFMIQLVALFATGSSTAQVPLLLWSSDSVRPLASPAAGHITSNDQLTAYLAAAFGSGPHTVLLFLQDKLSKDDFTVFGGVFGNKQDSAFQNLEAALQSSSSSVTIPALEWSGSSAILALLQEKLGVSPVLVDADTLSHLTINASASNLLLINLPYCSGLHKSCKEVLHDNDAIIGEVLGTMNDKNVPYTAIYTGLQPSRVISEAPLSDRSVGRTLLQAVVPNVKPPIMFNVSGNPCIMLWAQNLSVSLSSTAEWIDLAEQTPSLTGSMCNGSSSLLVLSYPSGFTLSFAMSQRFYPVSARNWFTLDSVQLQSSGQNASFTGGRGIYAPAEYSFHCQSVSSFQHALLVPTNANPNTSQWRVNFIDFQIQGFRLDNRTDFSYASDCAGFFTAGIWMGLITSLLMLLIFVYGLHMIMQLNTMDRFDDPKGPSISVPQSE